CGCCGAATGGGCGCATCCGGCATTGCAGCGCTTCGTCGTACAGCAGTTGCGCGAGGTTGGCACTGCTGCGGTCGTAGTGGTCGAGTTCGTCGAGACGCGCACCGAGCGTGTGCTGCATGCTGTTGAGCGTGGTGCGCACGTCGGCGAGCGCCGATAGCGCGGCATCGTCGAGATGTTCGGCGAGTGTGTCGTAGAGCGCGTCGAGCGCGCGCGAGGTTTCGCGCTGCGTGCGCTTGATGCGCAGCATCGACGTCGCGAACGGTTTGAGCCAGCGCGACTCCACCAGCACTTCGCCCGACAGGCTCAACACGCGGTCGAGGTTCGCGGCGCGCACACGGAGCATGCGGTCCGGGGTACGAGCCGAGGCATGGGTGTCTTGTTGCGTGGGGGCGCCGGGCTGGTCAGTTGTGTCGCTTGCAGGCGCTTCCTGCCGTTGCGCGAGCGCCTCGGCCTGCAACTGCGCCTGGAGTTGCGCATACACGTCGACGTCCGGCTCGATGCTCGCTCCGTCACCGACTGCCGTCTCACGCGGGGCGCTTTCAGGCGACAACATCCGCCTCACGAACCCGTCGATATCGGTGCGCGTAACGGGCGCGTCCGGCTTCGCATCGCCCACGCGCATCAGCAGATCGACGCCGCGCAACAGCACGTCGATATGCGCGGGCGTCAGTTGCAGTTCGCCGCGTTGCGCGCCGACGAAGCACTCTTCCATCACATGCGCGATATCGACGCCGTCCTGCAAGCCGATGATGCGCGCCGCGCCCTTGAGCGAATGCGCGGCGCGCATGCACGCTTCGAGCGCGGCGGCGTCGGCTGGGCGATGTTCGAGCGCGAGCAGCCCGTCGGACAGCACGCGCGTTTGCACGGCGGCTTCCTCGCGGAACAGTTCGAGCAGCGACTGATCGTCATCCGTCATCGCAGGCTCCGGGCAATCGATTCAAACAGCCGCGCCGGGTCGATCAGGCCGACGGTTCCGCCGCGCCACGCGAGCACGCCGCGCGCATGCGACGCGGTGGCGTGCGCGAGCGTCGCGGGCACGGGCAGCAGTTCGGCGTCGGCACAACGGATCACGCCTTCGACCTCGTCGACGGGCAAGGCAACGGGCGGTGCGGCGGGCTCGCTGTCGTGCGCGGCGACCAGCATCCGCGCATAGCCATTGCGCGCGGCCTGTTTCGTGTCGGCGGCGCGGTCCATGTTCAGCAGTTCGCCGAGCGAAACCGCAACGGTCAGCGCGCCGCGCACGTTGACGACGCCGAGCACGGCGCGCGAGCGCTGATGCGGCAGCGAATGGATCGCGCGGATATCGTCGATCTCGCGCAGCACGCGGGTCGGCAGCGCAAGCCATTCGCCCGCGACGCGAAAGGCGAGGGCGGACTGCGTCTGCGCGGACGCTTCACGCATTTCGGCTGGCGACCCGACCGGCTCCGCACGCGCAACGAGGTCCGTGTCGCGCAAAGGCCGGTCGAACAACTGCGCTGCGCCCTGCGCGAAGACCGGGCAGTTCAGGCAGCGAAAATACTCGACGAGGCGCGGGCACGTGTTGTCGCCGCGCGTGCCGATGCGGTTCCAGCAGTCGTCGACGCGCACGGACGCGCTTGAATGATCAGGAGCGTCGTGCAGCATGGAATCCTCGTGAACGTTGCGCATCGTCCGTTGGCGCCTGAGCCGATTGTGTCGATTGTGTCGATTGAGCCGCGCGCGCCGCCGAGCGTTGCGCGCGCTGCATCAGATTCTGCGCGCCCGCCCGATCGCCGCCGATGTCGAGCAGCGCGGCCAGATGCGTGAGCGCTTCGTAATGCGCGGGGTCCAGATAGAGCGCCTTACGATAGAAGTCGGCGGCGTCGGCGCTGCGGCCGCGCGCATCGGCGATCAGGCCGAGCAGATGGAACGCGTCGACATTCGGCCCATGCACGATCGCATGCTGATGCGCGAGGCGCTCGGCTTCGTCGAATTCACCGGCATCGGCGTGACGGCGCGCGGCAGCGAGCGATGGTTCCGCGGCGGGTTGCGGCGTGGGCGCTCGCACGGTCTGTTGCGTGCGCACGGGCGGCGGCGTGAGGGCGCGGTTCGCAAACGGCGGTTTCGTGGTTTCGCGAGTTGCCGCCGTGAACGCGGGCGTACGCGCAGCTTGCGTCGTCGTCACGTTTGCCGCGCTCAAGGCAAGCGGTTTGACCGCGCGCGCCGCATTCGTTTCCTCGGGCGTGCTGCGCCGGAAAGCAAACGCGAGCGGAATGCGCGCGGATGTCATCGCGTGCCGCATCATCAGGCCCGTTTCGGCGGGGCCGACGAAGATCGTGCCGCCGTTGGCGAGATTCGCGTCGAGCACGCGGATGGCACGGTCCTGCGCTTCGCGGTCGAAATAGATCAGCACGTTGCGGCAGAAAATGAAGTCGTACGGTGCCTGCGCGCCCGCCTGCAGGTCGAACAGGTTCGCGTGCGAGAAGCGCACCGTCTCGCGCACGCGTTCGCTCAGTTGCCAGCTGTCGTTTAGCGCCGTGAAATGCCGGTCACGAAACGCGAGCGGATGGCCGCGAAACGAATTGCGCCCGTAGAGGCCCGCGCGCGCATGCTCGATCACGCGCGCACTGATATCGAAGGCATCGACGGTGAAGCGGTTCTCGCCGATGCCGTCGTCGAGCAGCGTCATCGCGATCGTGTACGGTTCCTCGCCCGTCGAGCACGGCAGGCTCAGCACGCGCAGCACGTGCATCGGATCGCGCACGAGCCGCTCGTTCGCGAGCCGCGCGAGTGCGACATACGCCTCGCGATCGCGATAGAACCATGTTTCGGGCACGACGAGCGCCTCAATCAGCCCCTGCCGTTCGTCGCGCGACACGGTCAGTTGCTGCCAGTACGCATCGATCTCGGCGGGATCGACGGCGACGCTCGTGTCGTGCGCCGCGAGGCCAAGGCGCGTCACGCGCACGCGTTCGAGTACCGCGCGCTCCACCGCGTTGATGCCCAGCGACGACGCGTCGATCCCCGTCTCCCGCAGGAGCCAGGCTTCGAAGCGCGGCACGAAAGCGGTCGCGGCGTTCATCGCGTATGAGGTTGGGGTTGCGGGAAGAGCAGCGCTTTCACCTCGTCGTCGAGCATCTGCTGCACGTCGATCCATTGGATCAAGCCGGACTCGTCGCTTGCGACGGGGCCGAGCCAGCGCGCGTGCGGCGTCGCGATGCCGCTGTCGGCGAAATGTTCGCGCTCGATCCGGCGCGTCTGCGTCGCCCGTTCGACGATCAGGCCGAGCAGCCGCGGCGGCGTGTCCGCGTCAGCGGGTTCGCGCGTGTCACGATAGTGGACGAACACGAGCCGGGTCGAGCGCCAGTACTGCGACGGACGCCCAAGCGCGAGTTGCGCGAGATCGATCACGGGCACAGGTTCGCCGTGCCGCTCGATCACGCCCGCGACCCACGCGGGCGCGCCGGGAATCGCCTTGGTGGCCGTCAGCGTCTGCACTTCGACGATGTCGGCGGCATCGAGCGCATAGCGGTCGCGGTCGAGTTCGAACAGAAGGAAGAGCATCGCCGTCACCGTATCAGCCGTGTTGGGCCTGCCAGCGCGAGCGGGCTCACGCTTCGATCTTGAAGCGCGACACACCCGTGCGCAGCTGGTTCGCGACGAGCGTGAGATCGTCGATCGCCTGCGACGACTGGCGCAGCGACTCTGCCGTCTGCTGCGCCGCCTCCGACAGCTGCGACAGCGCCTGTGTGATCTGCTCGGCGCTCGTCGCCTGCGTGTGCATGCCTTCGTTGACGAGCTGGAAGCGCGGCGCGAGCGTCTGCACTTCGTGAATGATCTGCGACAGCTGCTCGCTGACCTGCTGCACGTCGCGCATGCCGCGCCGCACTTCCTCGGAGAACTTGTCCATGCCCATCACGCCCG
The Paraburkholderia hospita DNA segment above includes these coding regions:
- a CDS encoding chemotaxis protein CheW, encoding MLHDAPDHSSASVRVDDCWNRIGTRGDNTCPRLVEYFRCLNCPVFAQGAAQLFDRPLRDTDLVARAEPVGSPAEMREASAQTQSALAFRVAGEWLALPTRVLREIDDIRAIHSLPHQRSRAVLGVVNVRGALTVAVSLGELLNMDRAADTKQAARNGYARMLVAAHDSEPAAPPVALPVDEVEGVIRCADAELLPVPATLAHATASHARGVLAWRGGTVGLIDPARLFESIARSLR
- a CDS encoding CheR family methyltransferase — protein: MNAATAFVPRFEAWLLRETGIDASSLGINAVERAVLERVRVTRLGLAAHDTSVAVDPAEIDAYWQQLTVSRDERQGLIEALVVPETWFYRDREAYVALARLANERLVRDPMHVLRVLSLPCSTGEEPYTIAMTLLDDGIGENRFTVDAFDISARVIEHARAGLYGRNSFRGHPLAFRDRHFTALNDSWQLSERVRETVRFSHANLFDLQAGAQAPYDFIFCRNVLIYFDREAQDRAIRVLDANLANGGTIFVGPAETGLMMRHAMTSARIPLAFAFRRSTPEETNAARAVKPLALSAANVTTTQAARTPAFTAATRETTKPPFANRALTPPPVRTQQTVRAPTPQPAAEPSLAAARRHADAGEFDEAERLAHQHAIVHGPNVDAFHLLGLIADARGRSADAADFYRKALYLDPAHYEALTHLAALLDIGGDRAGAQNLMQRAQRSAARAAQSTQSTQSAQAPTDDAQRSRGFHAARRS
- a CDS encoding chemotaxis protein CheW, whose protein sequence is MLFLLFELDRDRYALDAADIVEVQTLTATKAIPGAPAWVAGVIERHGEPVPVIDLAQLALGRPSQYWRSTRLVFVHYRDTREPADADTPPRLLGLIVERATQTRRIEREHFADSGIATPHARWLGPVASDESGLIQWIDVQQMLDDEVKALLFPQPQPHTR